A genomic segment from Syngnathus scovelli strain Florida chromosome 3, RoL_Ssco_1.2, whole genome shotgun sequence encodes:
- the LOC125994140 gene encoding oocyte zinc finger protein XlCOF6.1, whose protein sequence is MWKELDEADKEELCQVRKENEEKQRHPEPVSKTPVVLHIDDAQHRINCRVKEEVEDPQRPHVNDENDAQPINVKEEEDEFPLTVVVVKAEDAENALPELSHLRGDSPRDDRCGSSPLSRRDDIADTNNTDDDKLSENGTDKGRFNCSVCGKSYAYRCSLTRHTRTHTGEKHFACSVCSAKFVRKVALIAHVATHTGKKSFACSVCGKSYSYQSSLNAHMQTHNAEKPFSCSVCSEGFIQKVALIAHMTTHTGEKSFSCSVCGKTFSYKSNLNIHMRTHKEEKSFSCSVCDKRFYLKSIMVLHMRTHSGEKPFSCSVCGQRFTRKVNMIKHMRSHTGLNDTQNVLN, encoded by the exons ATGTGGAAAGAGTTGGACGAAGCGGATAAGGAAGAACTTTGTCAAGTAAGAAAGGAGAACGAAGAGAAAcaacgacatccggaacctgtttCCAAGACTCCAGTTGTGCTACACATCGATG ATGCCCAACATCGAATTAATTGTCGAGTCAAAGAAGAAGTTGAAGATCCGCAGCGCCCTCATGTTAATGACGAGAACGATGCGCAGCCCATCAATGtcaaagaggaagaggatgagTTCCCACTGACCGTCGTGGTAGTTAAGGCTGAAGATGCCGAAAACGCCCTACCTGAGTTGTCACATCTTCGTGGCGACAGCCCGAGAGACGACCGTTGCGGAAGTTCCCCGCTGTCCCGTCGCGACGACATCGCAGATACCAACAATACAGATGACGACAAACTCTCAGAAAACGGGACGGACAAAGGACGCTTCAACTGCTCGGTCTGCGGCAAGAGCTATGCGTACAGGTGCAGTTTGACGCGTCACACGCGGACGCACACGGGTGAAAAACACTTTGCTTGTTCTGTTTGCAGCGCCAAATTTGTCCGAAAGGTGGCACTGATTGCGCATGTCGCCACACACACCGGGAAGAAATCCTTTGCGTGCTCTGTGTGTGGTAAGAGTTACTCTTACCAGAGCAGTCTAAACGCGCACATGCAGACACACAACGCAGAGAAGCCCTTCAGTTGTTCGGTGTGCAGCGAAGGCTTTATTCAGAAAGTAGCTTTGATCGCCCATATGACGACGCACACCGGAGAGAAGTCATTCTCTTGTTCGGTGTGCGGGAAAACCTTTTCTTATAAAAGCAACTTAAATatacacatgcgcacgcacaaaGAGGAAAAGTCCTTCAGTTGTTCGGTTTGCGACAAGAGATTCTACCTGAAGTCCATTATGGTATTGCACATGAGAACGCACAgtggagaaaaaccttttagCTGCTCTGTTTGTGGTCAGAGGTTCACGCGGAAGGTGAACATGATTAAACACATGAGATCACACACGGGTCTAAATGACACTCAGaatgttttaaattaa
- the LOC125994138 gene encoding zinc finger protein OZF — translation MQQLSGCQEEPMPPHEALPLQVKEEEEESDVTKLYCTSVQQEQLHHQPQVESSTFEQDYQRPSHIKEEEEDPEPQSVKEGEEASQPPCVKEEKEEALPLNVIVMTSEDDLDKPAKWLQLHHPSPSGKHHAGPPPDDHLAPVSDDDMEEPSRSDADWEGDDKMSKCSEKETTRSRKKSSPTCKKHVICSVCGKNVAKEKIIRHMRTHTGEKPYSCSICTKTFSSRDYVSTHMRTHTGEKPFGCAFCNKTFSHKSHVITHVRIHTGEKPYSCSVCGKTFASKDYVNSHMRTHTGEKPFSCSLCDRTFSQKPHLVTHMRTHTGEKPFSCTVCGKSYAHKNSLTTHMWGHC, via the exons ATGCAACAACTGAGTGGCTGCCAAGAAGAACCCATGCCCCCTCATGAAGCACTGCCCTTGCAAgtcaaggaggaagaggaggagtccGATGTCACCAAGTTGTATTGTACGA GCGTTCAGCAGGAACAACTTCATCATCAGCCCCAGGTGGAGAGCTCCACTTTTGAGCAAGACTATCAACGGCCTTCTCACattaaggaggaagaggaagatccAGAGCCACAATCTGTTAAGGAGGGAGAGGAGGCTTCACAGCCACCTTGCGttaaggaggagaaggaggaggcgtTGCCACTGAACGTCATTGTTATGACGAGCGAAGACGATTTAGACAAACCAGCCAAGTGGTTACAGCTTCATCATccaagtccaagtggaaagcaTCATGCTGGACCACCACCAGATGACCATTTAGCTCCGGTGTCAGATGATGACATGGAAGAACCATCAAGGAGCGACGCAGACTGGGAAGGTgatgacaaaatgtcaaaatGCTCTGAGAAGGAAACCACTCGCAGCAGGAAGAAAAGTTCACCAACATGTAAAAAACATGTtatctgctcagtttgtggtaaaaATGTTGCTAAAGAAAAAATTATAAGGCACATGAGGACCCACACGGGAGAAAAACCCTACAGTTGCTCAATTTGTACCAAAACCTTCTCATCGAGAGATTATGTGAGCACACACATGCGAACacacacgggagaaaaaccttttggtTGCGCGTTCTGTAATAAAACATTCTCGCATAAGTCGCACGTGATAACGCACGTGAGAATACACACAGGAGAAAAACCCTACAGCTGTTCCGTTTGCGGGAAAACATTTGCGTCCAAGGATTATGTGAACTCGCACATGAGAACGCACACCGGAGAAAAACCCTTTAGCTGCTCACTGTGTGATCGAACCTTCTCTCAAAAGCCACATCTGGTAACACACATGAGAACACACACGGGGGAGAAACCCTTTAGTTGTACTGTTTGTGGTAAAAGCTACGCTCACAAGAACAGTTTGACAACACACATGTGGGGACACTGCTAA